Part of the Nicotiana tabacum cultivar K326 chromosome 20, ASM71507v2, whole genome shotgun sequence genome, ctttgtttcccattatcatattaaactatagccattaacattccactttcagcccactatactatcacattacccttactgttctgtcccagaaatgcccccagaaatcctactgtaattactgttattactgctttcaaacttaaaatcagaatctaacaatacagattttaaaatctgtttaaacctgattattaatctgatttaagacagctacaactaattctcttaagttctgaATTGAATCTTAACTGAGAATATACTCTTTCTAATACAATGGTATCTAGTCAATACTTGTGAAATGGAGTTTAAACCTAGCATCACAATAACATTACACTGAACTCAGTacaataattcaaactgaacttcagcttttgaactaagatcaaataaacaggagcattgtcaatatactgacaatgccctgaaattTAATGTTCAGGAAACAATATACATACAACAATTATTCTGACAGACTTATTGATTTACAAACAAGGGTGATTTCACTGATGAGTATTAACTTAAGctgattatctacaacaattgtcaacaaacagtctatagaaacagattatttcaatcagtattatcacaaatgggaattcataatgtaactaatcgacgaatttaatcgagtcgattacacacattgtgaacaaacataaccaacagaaacaattcatttatttgatcagacatacgggtatgagacaaaaatgacagaattaatcaaacaaaaatatgaaaaattaacaggttattaaaacaaacaaaaatacacgtagaatacacaaaaaaaatacctctgaaccttcaaatttattcagactAGAACTccacttggattcggactttttgaaatcaaacagaccttagtcgaagtattttccactgaaaatacttcgactaaggtcgattaaacctcaatattctatttaatttgggcagaatccacaagtttggtatttctagggttcctgaaggttcgatttggggcttaaccatttctggttagattcgaggggaaccaaagatgacacaagggtgagggaagcctaggggtgaTTTGGTGTTAGTTTAGAACAGATCTGGGTGAGttcttgtttggctcgaatcttcaaatgaagattcgagaagctctaaggtgattcgagccaaacaaacaccggatccataacgaggcaggctagggggtgctatggtgttaactaggggctgtttggtttagatctgagtttggctcgaatcttcaaatgaagattcgagaaccttcaggaagattcgagccaaacggctaacatattcggatagagggtgttcagggggttctggggtgttaaggtggtgaccggcggcgttgatgccgccgggtttcaggcggtggggaataagggcggctagggttaggggtttggtttcggaagggatgatgaacagtagagaggaggggggtgttcagttaggggccggggtaggggtttgggccttatataggggtggggtggattgatctcatccgttggatcaattaagatgcacggttgagatcaatccacttaaccaaacgttgtcgtttggttGAAATTCGGGgtcaggctggatcgggtcaaagggtcgggttacgggttacggatAAGGGGGTGAGATCTCCGTCGTTGGATTGATtcaatccaacggtccttgatgaAGCGTGACCAAACGCTGTCATTTTGGCTCGTgtaaattggaccggacaggtttGTTTGGACTGGGCTGAGGGACAATTGTTttatttgggcctggatttcaatCCAGGTCCGATTATTTTATACTTGAAGCCTATTTTCTATTTCTCAATTTTATTCTTAgttaataaaatcctaatcaaaattataaaaacaaaattatcattacaaaaaTACTAATTACCTTTTAATAACCATTAACACATAGATAAACATTAATTACACAGTGAAACATTTGAAATAGAACCagtgcatattttttgtgattttattttgaatcaattattaaatgcataattaaatcctagatatgcatgaaacatatatttttatttttattttcattttattatgacaaagtaaacatttacggacataacacaaatatttaacaccacgcaaattcaaaaaattgcacagtaaaagaaatttattttatttttgatttattttggagtagtttttatgaggcaaaaatcacatgctcacagcatGCAATTTTCACATATTGAACAAGACAGGATTAGGCATATTAAgcaaagcagtaaacaagaataAGAATGGAACTCACAATTGATGAACTAGGGCACATAAAGTTTAGATTTCAAAAATTAATCAGGGACATACCAGTtaggaagaagaaaacagaatGTAGAGCAAAGGTTGTGCGATGGTTAGCCTTGGATTTCAGCTGGCTAGGACAATGAatatcacaagtagcagagagaaACAAAGAGCTTTAAGAGTGTAAGTATAGTGGTGAACTAATATTTGTGTCTCAGAAGTGAAAATAGAGaagagtatatatagtagttaaGAGCAAAAAGAATAAGGTAAAGGAGATCAATTGCTCAACAATTAAGGAAATTACTGAATCAATTCACACGCCAAATCAGTGtagtcttcccttaattaagggtaattaccCAACGGTAAAGGGCAGGACgcttttaaggaaagaaaatcaagtgaGCAATTAGGGGTAAACAGACAGGAGTTCAATTAAAGAAATAATTAGTGAAGAATCAGTAAATATCATAGTTAATCAAATAAGGTAATAAAACTAAATAAGGTCgcaaataaaggaaataatcaagaaTCAGCACATAGGTTTTAACAGAGCAAATCAgttaattaaaaattcaaaacagTACTAATTTAAGGGAGAAAAATATAGGTTTCCACAAATAGACAAATAGGCTAAAATACAATTTCATAAACACACAGAAGTCAGTTGAGAAGTCGAACCAGAAACCATATAGAGATGAACTAGGGTGAAAACTTATAAGACattaaacaaaataatataaCAAGTAACACGGACAGGCTCAGAGTCAAAGCAAACTATAAGAAACTTAGGGCTTTAGCGTAAATCAACTAGGGTCCAAACAATCTTAACATGAATCAATCAGTAACACTTAAGAAATAATTAAACACTCGAAAATAAGAAAAGCTTTGAGAAGGTGAGTTtagtaaaccctagttttagggggggaaatggagaatcaattgaaaaaCCATAAGACTTTCGTGAAGACATGTAGAATAGGTTCGACTCATCTCAGATCTGGACAGATCTGAGAAGGTCAAAGGATAAAAATTGGGGTTTTTTAGAAAGGCAACAGAGACGAGCATAGACTTAGGAAGCCATGGATTTAAGACGAAAATAAGAAGTTCTTACTCAAAAATCGAGCCAAATGGCCTGAAATAGGCGAGAAAAACCCAAAGGTGTAAACAGACTAGCCGTGGTTTCTCGAGAATCTCCTCAACGGCCCTGGAGATAGAGGTATCAAGCATAAGGGAGGCCATTAGAGGCCTAAGGTGGTAAAGAACCACCATGAACGGCAACAGATGAGTGATGGCGAGGAAAATTAGGGTTAGAGTTAGAGAGCGTTTGAGAGACGGAGAGGAGAGTGACGGCAAGGGAAGGGTGAGAATGGTTAGGGTTAGAGGGGGTATATGGTTTAATTAAGGTAAGGGGATcatgggccgttgatcaaaatgatcaacgaccaagattagCCAAAGGGTTGGGTCGGGCAGGTAAGTTATTGGGCCTGGGTCTATTGGGCTGATTTTATAAGGTATTGGGCTCGtagatttaggctaaaattgaaattaaaagGTTGTTTGTTAAATACCCCAAATAATTGgttaaaaataatttgtaaaataattactaattataaAAAAACCATGTTTCCTGCAtgaaaatgttttaaaaataattatttagtatttaaaaatacaatggGCTAATTTTGATTGAAATGATGCAAAAATgtatgcatgggctataattgcaaagttattacAGTTATAGCAAAAGGCGTCAATTTGGTTACTTATGAAATAATTTGGACTTAATAGGACCataaatagtaatattaaatcaataaatattttaaaatcattcgtgatgtaattttataattatttatcaGAAATAAAATACTAGGCAAATTAACTAAAGAtgtaaaaattgtgaaaaaatatcAGCTGATGCTAATGCATAATTTTGAAGACATATATGCATTTTAAAGATATGttggggaaaaattgggtatcaacatagaggtcgaggattagggttgtaggttgtGTGTTCCTCCTAAGCTGACTAGTAATACCaggactatttttgtaatttcttATTCATAGTTCTTTATTATTACATGTTGTGACATTCGAGCCCATTACCATATTACATTGTTGTTTCTATTCTTTGCTACTTGGTTGCTTAATTTATATCCATTGTTTCTTGAGCCAGCctagggtctatcggaaacagcctctctgccctatcggggcaggggtaaggtctgcgtacacattactctccccagaccccactatgtgggattttactgggtagttattgttgttgttatttcttgagccgaggatctatcgAAAATAGCATATCTATCTCtatgaggtaggggtaaggtctgcatacacactaccctccccagaccccatttatgAGATTAAActaggttttttgttgttgttattattgttgttgttgcgtTTCAACACGTACacattttcactaggaaaataattaaatctcCCCTTAGCTGTGTGAAATGGTCTAGATTTGCCCTAAAATTTGCGAAGTAATCCAGATTTACAATCATTTTTCTCAATCATCCCCATAGACtgttagccgagggtctatcggaaacagtcctTTTGCCCTTCCAGAATAGGGGTAAGGTTGTGTAtatcctaccctccccagactccacttgtgagattatactggatagttattgttgttgttgttgttgtatcatcCCCATGTCTTTAAATTGATCACCACCATGGCAATTGATTTTTCACTCTAAAAACTACCACTTGAAAGCCACCTTCACTTCATTACCAGTTCTTATTCTCATGATACTTATAATCAGTCACCATTTTACCTCCGTCACCGGTGGCGAAGTTACATAGCTCTAAAGAGTTTCAACTGATACTCCTTCGCTGAAAAAGTACATTGTTTAGGTAAGTAAAATTAttcttttatgtatatatactatgtattatATCTCTTTGACTTTTTGtgtatttatttctttaaattttgaCACCCCTTAGTGAAAATCTTGGCTTCGCTACTGTAGACCATTGGCCCTCAACGACTACAGTACTGGTTTGATCGTTACAATGTTATTGCAAAtaatttaggggtcgtttggtttggatACGGCTTATGTTGGgataagttatgttgggattagttatacttgtattgtattttatccattatttggtatgttgtattaaaaatgacaattgcataatttctaaaaaGAAGGTATTAGCTATCCCGGCActaattaccccaccctctaaaggtataagttattccggtACTAATTTTAATTTCGGAATAACATATACCAGGTTTACTAACCAAACGAAATATTAAGATGATATTAAATTTTATACCAGCACTATATCCACTTATACCTCATACCAGTACATGAGTTTATTTTAGCATTAGTAGGTCGATGTACAACTCTAACATTGTCATTGGTGATGAGGCGTGCATGGGGTGTGTGTGTATGTAATTCCAAAGTCTTTGATTCGTTCCCTGTGCTGAAGTTAATTCTACAATTCCTTATTGGGCCATGTAGCACCCACCCAACTATTGCATAACTAAGCCAGTTTTCAAGCTTAATTGCCAAACAACATTCATTGAGAAGAAGAAATACAACAGATTCCCCCCTAGCCCAAAAACCTAATAGGGAGGGTAAAAGCGTATTTTCAGAAAAGGATACTCTAAATCTTTTGCTTCTCTGTTTTATTTAATTTgttcaaaattaaataaatcccCTAAGGGGTCTAGTCTAGGGTGTTCTTTGAAGCTTTTGACCTATTTTTGGAAGCTACTTAGTActctcaaagtaccatcatcccATTTAATTACTCcagtttctttttcctttttgcagCATCTGGCCATCTGACAAAATTAACAAATTAGCTTCTGCTACTAGAACAATAAGGTAACGTAAAAAAAATATCAATTCCTCTTCAATTCAATTTCTGCAAAGTGGTCTGTTTCCAAACAAATCCAGCTCaagattttatcattttctctctttcttgAGCATTTTTGGGTATTGGGTTTCCTATAAATGTAAAGAAATGTGGGGTGGGTCTATTTCTTGTACTCCTCAAATATATTAGCTGGCTTTGTCTTTGTGCCATCAGTACTACTATATGCTTTTCTTCAACAAATGAAATAAGGTATGAGCAAAATACTGTCTTTTTAGTTCCTATGTTCAAGTGCCAAAAAAAATGTCATCATCTTCATCTGGAAATAAAATTAGCCCAGCTGTTCTTTTTATCATAGTAATATTAGCTATCATATTCTTTATTTCTGGTATTTTACATTTGCTAGTTAGGTATTTAATGAAACATAGGTTTTCTTCACAATCTACTAGAGACCCTGAAATGTCTGATTCTGGTTCCTATCAAAGGCAATTACAACAGCTTTTTAATCTACATGATTCAGGTTTAGATCAGTCCTTTATTGATGCACTCCCTgtgtttttatataaagatataaTGGGTTTAAAAGAACCATTTGATTGTGCTGTTTGTCTTTGTGAATTCTCAGAACAAGATAAGTTAAGGCTGCTCCCTTTATGTAGTCATGCTTTTCATATAAGTTGTATAGATACATGGCTTTTGTCAAATTCCACTTGTCCACTTTGTAGAGGGAGTCTTTTTACACCTGGTTTTTGTATTGAAAATCCAATCTTTTACTTTGATGATACAACAAGAGATGAAAATGGAAGTGTTGTTGGTGTTGGTGTTTCTCCTGGT contains:
- the LOC107790517 gene encoding RING-H2 finger protein ATL46-like, which translates into the protein MSSSSSGNKISPAVLFIIVILAIIFFISGILHLLVRYLMKHRFSSQSTRDPEMSDSGSYQRQLQQLFNLHDSGLDQSFIDALPVFLYKDIMGLKEPFDCAVCLCEFSEQDKLRLLPLCSHAFHISCIDTWLLSNSTCPLCRGSLFTPGFCIENPIFYFDDTTRDENGSVVGVGVSPGPKLHEDIDSKISSRRVFSVRLGKFKNTNNGILEIGKREMGETSNSNLDSRRCFSMGSFQYVVADSELQVALCPNSAKNHGVDGGGHQLRGIVKGKSGQNGNSANDGDNYGKRLNLGNRGESFSVSKIWLWSKKDKFHNSVDNVSLPWSDHHRSQPV